One Dasypus novemcinctus isolate mDasNov1 chromosome 1, mDasNov1.1.hap2, whole genome shotgun sequence genomic window carries:
- the ENAM gene encoding LOW QUALITY PROTEIN: enamelin (The sequence of the model RefSeq protein was modified relative to this genomic sequence to represent the inferred CDS: deleted 1 base in 1 codon; substituted 1 base at 1 genomic stop codon) — MLLLHCRQGVSFPKLDNLVPRGEMKTLLVFLGLLGNSIAMPMQMPHMPRMPGFSSKSEEMIWYGQFNFVNSPHMGHLGPVYGNGIQFPQLFPQYQMPMWPHPPPNTWHPQKPSPPSAPKHHSKTGQAQGTQKTNQPESKKPPPKRPLKQPLHAPTQPQEEPSPPQEFPPFANGLFPYQQPPWQMPQRIPPGYGRPPISNEEGGNPYFGYFGYHGFGGRPPYYSEEMFEQNFEKPKEKDPPKTESPAAEPTTNSTVPATNSSQPNTPGTGGSQGGNGTSPTGNSAHVPNPGNNPTAQNVATPSPPIYVSGQEMPRSQIPWRPSQSNIHEKYPNPNIRDFPARRPWHPSGNVMGHRENGPFYRNQVQRGPRWNSFALESKKAVLLGNPAYHKVCPSISRGSLPKHAGNPANFRRKPQGLNKHTVGTNVALLGPSHGTVGHSEKFQNPRENSVSQKETIGSPTRDPTDPWRNSHDNGANKSNYKLPDSEGNRPAPSFNSIDQQENSYYPRGDSRRTSNSDGQTQSLHLPKGIVLEPRRIPHESETSWPELKHSTFHPVYPEEIPSSARENLPAGRNIWNHQEISPNFGKDPARQEGHSPPGRQDGHLPQSSHGSRGSVFYPEYNPYDPRENSPYLRGNTWDGDDSPNTMGQPEHPLYPMNTPDQKKRIPYNEEDPDDPTGDETFPGQSRWGEEESNFKGDPTMRHYEGKQYTPNQPKEYLHHSLDNPSKPREDFPYGEFYPWGPDENFPSYNTASTVPPPVESRGYYVNNAVGQEESTLFPSWNTWYNRIQAHGQKEGRPYVKENFWDEVPNLQKAPAISPDWKKNQHYFSNYPNRLQKNPKWHEDGNLNYGMQITRLNSPEGKHLAFPELIPQNYPTGQDEANLFHLNQRSSCCAVTRPKDNPLALQEYTPSFSLVPGENKDTSPLNTEGTHTKHARHIISLVSTLSSQTNSSEKRLPGESQNPSPFRDYVSTLRRNTPYSINNQQGQREIMPLLEASSLQSKNTHCLKIGLGGDGNNVLGQIFEGNPINQRTAELTPEQLVISTPDKGPKPEGIQSKVQRNEGERQKQIPSSIQQLPCFGSKVAKPHSSGTVTPSSTGRRGLFDGDPIKPTENPNMLAVLGNAAQFKSGNVNPLNAGEHPPFESFXKGTNPQDQAQDCLLLQA; from the exons ATGCTGCTGCTTCATTGCAGACAAGGAGTCTCTTTTCCTAAACTAGATAACTTG GTACCAAGGGGGGAAATGAAGACTCTTCTGGTCTTTCTGGGTCTACTTGGTAATTCCATTGCTATGCCA ATGCAAATGCCGCACATGCCCCGAATGCCTGGATTCAGCAGTAAAAGTGAAGAG ATGATATGGTATGGTCAATTCAACTTTGTAAACTCCCCACAT atggGACATCTGGGCCCTGTGTATGGAAATGGCATACAGTTCCCTCAGCTCTTCCCACAGTACCAGATGCCCATGTGGCCTCATCCTCCACCCAACACATGGCACCCACAGAAACCCTCACCTCCCTCAGCACCCAAACACCACAGCAAAACTGGTCAAGCCCAAGGGACTCAGAAAACCAACCAGCCTGAGTCAAAAAAGCCACCACCAAAGCGTCCTTTAAAGCAGCCACTACATGCACCTACTCAGCCCCAAGAGGAACCTTCACCACCCCAG gaaTTCCCACCATTTGCCAATGGGTTATTTCCCTATCAACAACCACCATGGCAAATGCCACAg AGGATACCACCAGGTTATGGACGCCCACCAATTAGCAATGAAGAAGGAGGG AATCCTTACTTTGGATATTTTGGATATCATGGATTTGGGGGTCGCCCTCCTTATTATTCAGAAGAGATGTTTgaacaaaattttgaaaaaccCAAAGAAAAAGATCCCCCTAAAACAGAGAGCCCAGCAGCAGAACCCACCACTAATTCAACAGTTCCTGCAACTAATTCTTCTCAACCGAATACACCTGGTACTGGAGGGAGTCAGGGTGGAAATGGCACTAGTCCAACAGGAAACAGTGCCCATGTGCCAAATCCTGGGAACAATCCTACAGCTCAAAACGTGGCCACCCCATCCCCTCCAATTTATGTTTCAGGCCAGGAAATGCCAAGAAGTCAAATACCTTGGAGACCAAGTCAGTCAAATATTCATGAAAAGTATCCAAATCCTAACATCCGAGATTTTCCTGCAAGAAGACCATGGCATCCCTCTGGCAACGTCATGGGACACAGAGAGAATGGACCTTTTTATCGAAATCAAGTTCAAAGGGGTCCTCGGTGGAACTCCTTTGCTCTGGAAAGTAAAAAAGCAGTTCTCCTAGGAAATCCAGCTTATCACAAAGTTTGCCCTTCTATTTCACGAGGTAGTCTTCCCAAACATGCAGGAAATCCAGCAAATTTCAGAAGAAAGCCACAGGGGCTAAATAAACATACTGTGGGAACCAATGTTGCCTTACTTGGTCCCAGTCATGGCACTGTTGGCCACAGTGAAAAATTCCAAAATCCAAGGGAGAATTCAGTAAGTCAAAAAGAAACAATAGGCAGTCCTACAAGGGATCCAACTGACCCTTGGAGAAACTCTCATGATAATGGAGCTAATAAATCAAATTACAAACTGCCTGACTCTGAGGGTAACAGGCCAGCTCCCAGTTTTAATTCTATTGATCAACAGGAAAACTCCTATTACCCAAGAGGAGATTCCAGGAGAACCTCAAATTCTGATGGACAAACTCAAAGCCTGCATTTGCCCAAAGGGATTGTTTTAGAACCAAGAAGAATCCCACATGAATCAGAAACTAGTTGGCCAGAATTAAAGCACAGTACATTTCATCCTGTGTACCCAGAGGAAATCCCTTCCTCTGCAAGAGAAAATTTGCCTGCTGGAAGAAACATTTGGAACCACCAAGAAATCTCTCCAAACTTTGGGAAAGATCCTGCAAGGCAGGAAGGACACTCACCTCCTGGGAGGCAGGATGGACACTTACCTCAATCTTCCCATGGTTCTAGAGGAAGTGTTTTCTACCCTGAATATAATCCCTATGATCCCAGGGAAAACTCCCCATACCTTAGAGGCAATACATGGGATGGAGATGATTCTCCCAATACTATGGGACAACCAGAACATCCATTGTATCCCATGAATACTCCAGACCAAAAAAAGAGAATCCCTTATAATGAAGAGGACCCAGATGATCCAACTGGAGATGAAACTTTCCCAGGACAAAGTAGATGGGGTGAAGAGGAATCCAACTTTAAAGGGGACCCAACCATGAGGCACTATGAAGGCAAGCAATATACTCCAAATCAACCTAAGGAATATCTTCACCATTCCTTAGATAATCCATCAAAACCCAGGGAGGATTTTCCTTATGGTGAATTTTATCCCTGGGGCCCAGATGAGAATTTTCCATCATATAATACAGCTTCCACTGTACCACCACCTGTGGAGAGCAGGGGCTATTATGTTAATAATGCTGTTGGACAAGAAGAAAGCACTCTATTTCCTTCCTGGAATACCTGGTACAATAGGATTCAAGCCCATgggcagaaagaaggaaggcCATATGTTAAGGAAAATTTCTGGGATGAGGTACCAAATTTACAGAAAGCCCCTGCTATTTCACCAGACTGGAAAAAGAACCAGCACTATTTCAGTAACTATCCAAATAGGCTTCAGAAAAATCCAAAATGGCATGAAGATGGGAATTTGAACTATGGCATGCAAATTACTAGGTTAAATTCACCAGAGGGGAAACATTTGGCTTTCCCAGAATTAATTCCTCAAAATTACCCAACAGGACAAGATGAAGCAAATTTATTTCATCTAAACCAAAGGAGTTCCTGTTGTGCTGTCACAAGGCCCAAGGACAATCCACTTGCTCTACAAGAGTACACTCCATCCTTCAGTCTAGTACCAGGAGAGAACAAAGACACCAGCCCCTTGAATACCGAAGGTACTCATACTAAGCATGCAAGACATATCATCTCCCTGGTAAGCACCCTGTCTAGCCAAACGAACAGCTCAGAGAAGAGACTGCCTGGGGAAAGCCAAAACCCAAGCCCTTTTAGAGATTATGTGTCCACTCTGAGGAGGAACACACCATATTCTATAAACAATCAACAGGGCCAAAGGGAAATTATGCCCTTGCTTGAAGCCAGTTCCCTTCAATCTAAGAATACACATTGTCTCAAAATTGGTCTTGGAGGAGATGGAAACAATGTTCTGGGACAAATTTTTGAAGGCAACCCGATTAATCAAAGAACTGCTGAGCTTACTCCTGAGCAGCTTGTTATCAGTACCCCTGACAAAGGTCCCAAGCCAGAAGGAATTCAAAGTAAAGTCCAAAGAAATGAGGGTGAGAGGCAGAAGCAAATACCATCCAGCATCCAACAGTTACCATGTTTTGGCTCCAAAGTAGCAAAGCCCCATTCCTCTGGCACTGTAACTCCATCTAGTACTGGAAGGCGAGGTCTGTTTGATGGGGATCCAATTAAGCCTACTGAAAATCCTAACATGTTGGCTGTG TTAGGTAATGCGGCACAGTTTAAGAGTGGAAATGTAAACCCACTTAATGCAGGTGAACACCCTCCATTTGAATCCTTTTAAAAAGGGACCAATCCACAAGACCAGGCACAAGACTGCTTACTACTTCAGGCCTAA